A portion of the Acidisarcina polymorpha genome contains these proteins:
- a CDS encoding ABC transporter ATP-binding protein has product MGANHPHERVDEGTNGHVDKSSPYIAFEHVSKSFGSLSVLDDVSFFVLPGETLCILGRSGVGKSVSLQQIMGFLKPDSGSILVAGENICGYTEEQMQVVRKKVTMVFQNGALFDSLSVGENVAFPLRERGELVEDQILQIVNGLLEMVGVAGMADLLPSDLSTGMKRSVAIARALSSQPQAILYDEPTTMVDPLMGRLLGDLIQKLKHQLKLTSIVVTHDMRFAEKLADRVLFLHEAKAHFFGTMTEMQKSQDPIIRQFLDLDALVLPA; this is encoded by the coding sequence ATGGGCGCCAACCATCCTCATGAGCGGGTTGATGAAGGCACCAATGGCCATGTCGACAAGAGTTCGCCATACATTGCGTTTGAGCATGTATCGAAATCCTTCGGCAGCCTGAGTGTTCTCGACGACGTCAGCTTCTTTGTGCTCCCGGGCGAGACGTTGTGCATTCTGGGCCGCAGCGGCGTCGGTAAGTCCGTGTCTTTGCAGCAGATCATGGGCTTTCTCAAACCCGATTCCGGCTCGATCCTGGTGGCCGGCGAGAATATCTGCGGCTATACCGAAGAGCAGATGCAGGTGGTTCGCAAGAAAGTGACGATGGTCTTTCAGAATGGCGCTCTGTTTGACTCGTTAAGCGTGGGAGAAAACGTAGCATTCCCGCTGCGGGAGCGCGGCGAACTGGTCGAAGATCAGATCCTCCAGATCGTCAACGGACTCCTGGAGATGGTGGGGGTTGCCGGCATGGCCGACCTGCTTCCATCGGACCTCTCGACCGGCATGAAAAGGTCGGTGGCCATCGCTCGGGCGCTTTCCTCGCAGCCGCAGGCCATCCTCTACGATGAGCCGACGACGATGGTCGATCCGCTCATGGGCCGCTTGTTGGGAGACCTGATTCAGAAGCTTAAACACCAACTGAAGCTCACCAGCATCGTTGTGACGCACGACATGCGTTTTGCCGAGAAGCTCGCCGACCGAGTCCTCTTCTTGCACGAAGCCAAGGCCCACTTTTTCGGGACCATGACCGAGATGCAGAAGAGCCAGGACCCGATCATCCGGCAGTTCCTGGACCTCGACGCGCTTGTGCTGCCGGCGTAA
- a CDS encoding glycoside hydrolase family 16 protein, whose product MADIEFPELGAVWLRGKRLLLFGCLLFGWASVRAGAQAVPTAPTGKETLVWSDEFNGNVRRGQPDPAKWTYDTGSSGWGNKELETYCAWGSNASPCTAEQPSAYLLGDGYLHIVARKMGDGVYSSARLKTQSLHGFLYGRIEARIRIPVGQGIWPAFWMLGDSIAAVGWPACGELDIMENIGKTPSTVYGSIHAPGGDLTKSLTLPDSQTLGEAFHVYGMIWSPGRVQFYFDNPSNVYARYTPADLPKGAIWPFDTGKFFILLNVAVGGNWPGNPDSSTKFPQEMLVDYVRVYAEGQDSPKAAAEHSSVREILH is encoded by the coding sequence ATGGCAGATATCGAATTCCCCGAATTGGGCGCTGTCTGGTTACGCGGGAAACGCCTTTTGTTATTCGGCTGCCTCTTGTTCGGCTGGGCTTCTGTGCGCGCCGGAGCGCAAGCAGTTCCAACCGCTCCGACCGGCAAAGAGACGCTTGTCTGGAGCGACGAGTTCAACGGCAACGTGCGCCGCGGCCAGCCCGATCCAGCCAAATGGACGTACGACACCGGATCTAGTGGCTGGGGCAACAAAGAGCTCGAAACCTATTGCGCATGGGGAAGCAATGCATCTCCGTGCACAGCTGAACAGCCTAGTGCCTACCTGCTCGGCGACGGCTACTTGCACATAGTCGCCCGCAAAATGGGTGACGGCGTTTATTCATCAGCCCGCCTGAAGACCCAGTCTCTCCACGGCTTCCTTTACGGGCGTATCGAGGCCCGTATTCGCATTCCGGTAGGGCAGGGGATCTGGCCCGCTTTCTGGATGCTTGGTGACAGCATCGCTGCAGTCGGGTGGCCAGCCTGCGGCGAACTCGACATTATGGAGAACATTGGGAAAACTCCATCGACCGTCTATGGTTCCATCCACGCTCCAGGCGGCGATTTGACCAAGAGCTTGACTCTTCCTGACAGCCAAACGTTAGGAGAGGCGTTTCACGTCTACGGCATGATCTGGTCCCCGGGACGAGTTCAGTTCTACTTTGACAATCCCAGCAACGTTTATGCGAGGTATACTCCGGCTGACCTACCGAAGGGCGCGATCTGGCCCTTCGATACTGGAAAGTTCTTCATCCTTCTGAACGTCGCTGTCGGCGGCAACTGGCCCGGCAATCCCGATTCATCAACGAAATTTCCCCAGGAAATGCTGGTCGATTACGTGCGGGTCTACGCCGAAGGGCAAGACTCTCCAAAAGCCGCGGCGGAGCATTCCTCAGTAAGGGAGATTTTGCACTGA
- a CDS encoding NAD+ synthase — MKIALAQINPTIGDFVGNTAKIIEFTRRAAGGGAELVVFSELVICGYPPADLLEKTSFVARAGQAVAEVAAATASLPIAIICGYVTPANLTSGKHVRNSAALLRHGRIEFIQSKMLLPFYDVFDEQRYFAPAERQELTCVKRVSVALTICEDAWNDKGFWPARLYAVDPVEDLMREAGDGDDKVIINISASPYWRGKRQVRFEMLAAIAKRHRTPVILVNQVGGNDSLIFDGSSLAIGPDGQLLAQAEAFEEDLVFVDTKALSGDIRPKDRTPYAGIYKALVLGTRDYVRKCGFSKALVGLSGGIDSALVASIAVDALGKENVRGVTMPSQYSSTGSVGDSRALADTLGIQLDQIPIEGLFEAYEQALAPIFAGTKPDITEENIQSRIRGGLLMAMSNKFGALVLTTGNKSEMSVGYCTLYGDMVGALAVIGDVMKSRVYDLCRYVNRAREVIPNAILEKPPSAELRPGQKDTDSLPPYDVLDPILEAYVERYENPEAIAAQFGFDLELVRSVVKLVERSEYKRQQAAPVLKVTEKAFGMGRRFPIAVKVQV, encoded by the coding sequence GTGAAGATTGCGCTCGCACAGATCAACCCCACTATCGGGGATTTCGTTGGCAACACTGCGAAGATCATCGAGTTTACCCGCCGGGCGGCTGGTGGCGGAGCTGAGTTAGTCGTTTTCTCCGAACTGGTAATCTGCGGCTATCCGCCCGCGGATCTTCTCGAAAAGACATCGTTTGTCGCTCGCGCCGGACAGGCGGTTGCAGAAGTGGCGGCGGCGACTGCTTCGCTGCCGATAGCGATCATCTGCGGGTATGTCACTCCAGCGAACCTGACGAGCGGCAAGCATGTGCGAAATTCTGCTGCTTTGCTGCGCCACGGGCGAATCGAATTTATTCAGTCGAAGATGCTGCTGCCTTTCTACGACGTCTTTGACGAGCAGCGATACTTCGCTCCGGCCGAACGGCAGGAGTTGACTTGCGTGAAGCGCGTAAGCGTTGCCCTCACGATCTGCGAAGACGCATGGAACGACAAGGGCTTCTGGCCGGCAAGGCTCTATGCCGTTGATCCGGTCGAAGACTTGATGCGGGAAGCCGGCGATGGGGACGACAAGGTGATTATCAATATCTCCGCCTCCCCGTATTGGCGAGGTAAGCGGCAGGTGCGATTTGAGATGCTCGCGGCAATCGCCAAGCGTCACCGCACCCCGGTCATTCTGGTAAATCAGGTCGGCGGCAACGACAGCCTTATCTTCGATGGATCAAGTCTCGCGATTGGTCCCGATGGACAGCTTCTCGCCCAGGCCGAGGCCTTTGAGGAGGACCTGGTCTTTGTCGACACTAAGGCGCTTTCCGGGGACATCCGTCCCAAGGATCGTACTCCGTATGCCGGTATCTATAAGGCTCTCGTGCTTGGCACCCGCGACTACGTTCGCAAATGCGGCTTTTCAAAGGCCCTGGTAGGTTTGAGCGGAGGGATTGACTCAGCCTTGGTCGCTTCTATCGCAGTGGACGCGCTAGGCAAGGAAAATGTCCGAGGCGTCACTATGCCGAGTCAATATTCCTCTACTGGATCAGTAGGCGACAGCCGCGCCCTGGCCGATACGCTTGGTATTCAACTTGATCAGATACCCATCGAGGGGCTTTTTGAGGCTTATGAACAAGCTTTGGCGCCCATCTTTGCTGGAACGAAGCCCGACATCACGGAAGAGAATATCCAGTCTCGGATCCGTGGCGGCCTGCTGATGGCAATGTCGAACAAGTTCGGCGCCTTGGTGTTGACTACTGGAAATAAGTCCGAAATGTCAGTCGGCTATTGCACCCTTTATGGGGATATGGTGGGCGCCTTAGCCGTCATAGGCGATGTGATGAAATCGCGCGTTTACGATCTTTGCCGCTACGTCAATCGTGCACGCGAGGTAATTCCTAACGCGATCCTCGAAAAGCCGCCCTCGGCTGAGCTGCGGCCCGGTCAGAAGGACACCGATTCCTTGCCGCCTTACGACGTGCTCGATCCGATTCTTGAAGCCTACGTGGAACGCTATGAAAATCCAGAGGCGATCGCCGCACAATTCGGTTTTGATCTTGAACTTGTACGCTCCGTCGTCAAACTAGTAGAGCGCAGCGAGTATAAGCGCCAACAGGCCGCGCCGGTGCTCAAAGTGACCGAGAAGGCGTTCGGCATGGGGCGCCGTTTCCCGATCGCCGTCAAGGTCCAGGTTTGA
- a CDS encoding NIPSNAP family protein, producing the protein MNRRDLLQSVPALAFIAAPLQAQMTSQASSAPAGAVYELRVYHCYEGKLETLLTRFREHTMTIFERHGIHNVAYWTPTDDPLKGKTLIYLISHPSRDAATKNWQAFRDDPEWQKVQSASEANGKIVEKVDSTFMTLTDFSPHI; encoded by the coding sequence ATGAATAGAAGAGACCTGCTCCAGTCCGTTCCTGCACTCGCATTTATTGCCGCTCCATTGCAGGCCCAGATGACTTCTCAAGCATCGAGCGCCCCGGCGGGGGCCGTCTATGAACTTCGCGTTTATCACTGCTATGAAGGTAAGCTTGAAACCTTGCTGACTCGCTTTCGCGAGCACACCATGACAATCTTTGAGAGACACGGCATCCACAACGTGGCGTACTGGACTCCCACTGACGATCCTCTCAAGGGCAAGACCTTGATCTATCTCATCTCCCATCCCTCGCGCGACGCCGCCACCAAGAACTGGCAAGCGTTCCGGGACGATCCGGAGTGGCAGAAAGTGCAGTCCGCTTCAGAAGCCAACGGCAAAATCGTCGAAAAGGTAGATTCCACCTTCATGACGCTGACTGATTTTTCCCCTCATATTTAG
- a CDS encoding SDR family NAD(P)-dependent oxidoreductase, protein MTSSAQGSSILRKRWQGKWGLVTGASAGIGMALAEELAAAGVNLVLTARRQDRLQALAAKLATAFGIQTKVLVADLEQADAPEQIFAATEGAGQSIDVLINNAGFGYYGEFSKGDPARQTAMVQVNCSAVVALTNLFLPRMIARKRGDIMIVASTAAYQPVPYLATYAATKVFDRFLAEALAQEVRPFGVHVSALCPGPTESEFGQVAGSPADQFRGSQKASSVARKGLEGLALGRQWVIPYFVGQAGVFVQRFLPRRMVTAGVAKAFRPKN, encoded by the coding sequence ATGACCAGTTCAGCTCAAGGATCGTCAATTCTACGCAAGCGATGGCAAGGTAAATGGGGACTCGTCACCGGAGCCAGCGCCGGCATCGGTATGGCACTGGCTGAGGAGCTGGCTGCCGCCGGCGTGAATCTGGTGCTGACCGCACGCCGCCAGGATCGACTGCAGGCCCTCGCAGCAAAATTGGCGACCGCCTTCGGTATCCAGACCAAGGTCTTGGTCGCCGATCTGGAACAAGCCGACGCTCCTGAGCAAATCTTTGCCGCCACTGAGGGCGCCGGCCAATCGATCGATGTCCTCATCAATAATGCCGGCTTTGGCTACTACGGAGAGTTCTCCAAAGGGGACCCGGCCCGGCAAACCGCCATGGTGCAGGTCAACTGCTCTGCGGTCGTCGCGCTCACCAACCTGTTCTTGCCCAGGATGATCGCTCGGAAGCGAGGGGACATTATGATCGTTGCATCGACCGCGGCCTACCAACCAGTCCCGTATCTGGCGACCTATGCGGCTACGAAAGTCTTCGATCGCTTTCTCGCCGAAGCCCTGGCCCAAGAGGTGAGACCCTTTGGGGTTCACGTTAGTGCACTCTGTCCTGGACCTACGGAATCTGAGTTCGGCCAGGTCGCCGGCTCACCGGCAGACCAATTTCGCGGATCGCAGAAAGCCAGTTCTGTCGCCCGGAAGGGATTGGAGGGACTCGCGCTCGGAAGACAGTGGGTGATCCCCTATTTCGTTGGTCAGGCCGGGGTGTTTGTTCAACGCTTTTTACCGCGACGGATGGTGACGGCTGGAGTCGCGAAAGCTTTCCGCCCCAAGAATTAA